The Coffea arabica cultivar ET-39 chromosome 9e, Coffea Arabica ET-39 HiFi, whole genome shotgun sequence genome has a window encoding:
- the LOC113709951 gene encoding uncharacterized protein → MISQNGVRANPDKVKAIMDMAPPRNIKEVQRLAGRIAALNKFLSKSAVRGSPFFKTLRRGPQFEWTSECQKAFDDLKVHIAQLQALSSPEPGQTLFIYLSVGEEAISTVLVREDSKVQKPVYYVSRALQGANVKYTIVERYVLMLVHVARKLRSYFQTHPIVVVTDQLLKQILSKPDASGRMVKWVVELSKYDLGYQPWTAIKAQRIAEVTHVKEVVEAEQTREAVKAGQAGEAAKVGQAEEAAEADQARESAEVTHARRAAKTKQAKDAAARRTDSTWTLYVDGVSSKEGCGVRLFLISPTGEELAYALRFDFRASNNEYEYEALIAGMEMTRKLEAESIKVYSDSQLIVNQVLRNYEIKEEPLKKYAAKAHELRSQFKQFTLEQVSRNRNKRPNILSKLASTSFCTLNKEILVEVVKGRAYEQLDMAVIQVMSLWMDPIVQYLANGELPSNKIEARKVLFKSQRYLRESRGLEGLGQEGDAVQVLLAHHLQRFGLTGGKVQVMSAARASSSCPDSGDGPSSEPTAILSMGN, encoded by the exons ATGATATCCCAAAATGGAGTAAGAGCTAACCCCGACAAAGTAAAGGCCATCATGGACATGGCTCCTCCTCGAAACATAAAGGAAGTGCAGCGGCTAGCTGGTAGGATAGCAGCCTTAAACAAGTTCCTATCGAAGTCTGCAGTTCGGGGTTCCCCTTTCTTCAAAACCCTGAGAAGAGGCCCCCAGTTCGAATGGACCTCTGAGTGCCAAAAAGCATTCGACGATCTGAAGGTCCACATTGCCCAATTGCAGGCCTTAAGCTCTCCCGAGCCGGGCCAGACCCTGTTCATCTACCTGTCTGTGGGGGAAGAGGCAATCAGTACGGTGTTAGTTAGAGAAGACAGCAAGGTCCAGAAACCCGTATACTATGTCAGCCGCGCCCTACAAGGGGCAAATGTGAAGTATACCATAGTGGAGCGATATGTTTTGATGCTAGTTCATGTGGCTCGAAAACTCAGGTCATACTTTCAAACTCACCCCATCGTAGTGGTGACTGATCAGCTCTTGAAGCAGATCCTATCCAAGCCTGATGCATCTGGAAGGATGGTGAAATGGGTTGTGGAGCTGTCTAAGTATGACCTCGGTTACCAGCCCTGGACGGCCATCAAGGCCCAA AGAATTGCCGAGGTCACACACGTCAAGGAAGTAGTTGAAGCCGAGCAGACCAGAGAAGCAGTCAAGGCCGGACAGGCCGGAGAAGCTGCTAAGGTCGGGCAAGCCGAAGAAGCAGCCGAGGCCGATCAGGCAAGAGAATCTGCTGAAGTCACTCATGCCCGGAGAGCAGCCAAAACCAAGCAGGCCAAAGATGCA GCTGCAAGACGAACCGATTCGACCTGGACACTGTATGTTGACGGCGTGTCAAGCAAGGAAGGGTGTGGAGTCAGGCTCTTCCTGatcagccctacgggggaaGAACTGGCTTATGCCTTGAGATTTGACTTCAGAGCCTCCAACAACGAGTACGAATATGAGGCTCTGATCGCGGGGATGGAGATGACCCGAAAATTGGAGGCTGAATCGATAAAGGTCTACAGCGACTCACAGCTGATAGTAAACCAAGTCTTACGGAATTACGAAATCAAAGAAGAGCCGTTGAAGAAGTACGCCGCCAAAGCGCACGAGTTGAGGAGTCAGTTCAAGCAGTTCACGCTTGAACAGGTTTCGCGGAACCGGAATAAAAGACCTAACATTCTGTCCAAATTGGCctccacttcattttgcacgtTAAACAAAGAGATATTAGTGGAGGTCGTTAAAGGCCGAGCGTATGAGCAGTTGGACATGGCGGTCATTCAAGTGATGAGCTTATGGATGGATCCCATTGTTCAGTACTTAGCCAATGGAGAACTTCCCTCAAACAAGATAGAGGCTCGCAAGGTCCTCTTCAAATCGCAGAG GTATCTGCGAGAATCACGTGGACTCGAGGGTCTTGGCCAAGAAGGGGATGCTGTCCAGGTATTATTGGCCCACCATCTTCAGAGATTCGGCCTAACTGGTGGCAAGGTGCAGGTCATGTCAGCTGCACGCGCCAGTTCATCATGTCCCGACTCAGGAGATGGTCCCTCTTCAGAGCCTACGGCCATTCTTTCAATGGGGAATTGA
- the LOC113709952 gene encoding nuclear intron maturase 1, mitochondrial-like produces MRIHHILLLRTKLKHLTYKHIIPLICSLSYLNPQSQVSQQQQPSSLRRQQDPYSLLKEEPIQVLSDLWVKTFSQRQQPKPFTNLIGFLSKFDLWVLAYRRTCAHVSGTFPPRNTLHLDVLCDVLSLRNAVVRNKFSWNCKTHQFIRGPNEKPLTKLLSRRQLNPILTSKNPPFQDRVVQEVLFMILEPIFDPWFSSKSHAFRPGRNAHTVIRTLRSNFAGYLWFLRGDLSPILDEVDVNVVMRCIENAVKDKKVLNLIKSGLKGALNNGLTDVECEGKMKKSKRKKGRTKKRILSENEPKPGLYWLRTFFNFAPEEAAKVPNYGYCGILSPLMANVCLNELDQMMEEKIIEFFKPCEQDSIWKYSIDDGYHNPYWPEFVPSGGKEKTRKMDYVRFGGHFLIGIRGTRDEAVGIRKDIIEFCENNFGIRLDNSKFEIEHITRGIDFLDHTLCRRIIYPTLRYNGTGGKIVSEKGVGTLLSVIASLQQCIRQFRRLEFVKGCNAPRQKKREKWLVNSIL; encoded by the coding sequence ATGCGTATTCACCATATCCTCTTACTGAGAACAAAACTCAAACACCTCACCTACAAACACATAATCCCCCTTATCTGCTCGCTCTCTTACCTCAATCCTCAGTCTCAGGTGTCCCAGCAGCAGCAGCCTTCTTCTCTACGGCGACAACAAGATCCATACTCCCTCCTAAAAGAAGAACCGATTCAAGTCCTCTCAGACCTCTGGGTCaaaacgttctcccaacgccaaCAACCAAAGCCCTTCACCAACCTCATTGGTTTCCTCTCAAAATTCGATCTCTGGGTCCTCGCTTACCGGAGAACTTGCGCCCACGTAAGCGGCACATTCCCACCTCGTAATACTCTTCACTTGGATGTTCTGTGCGACGTGTTGTCACTGAGAAACGCCGTGGTTCGTAACAAGTTTTCATGGAACTGCAAGACGCATCAGTTTATTCGTGGCCCCAATGAAAAACCCCTCACCAAGTTACTCTCGAGACGCCAACTGAACCCAATTTTGACGTCCAAGAATCCACCGTTTCAAGATCGTGTTGTGCAGGAGGTACTCTTCATGATTCTGGAACCCATTTTTGATCCATGgttttcatccaaatcacatGCTTTTAGGCCTGGGAGGAATGCGCATACGGTTATTAGGACTCTTAGGAGTAACTTTGCAGGATACTTGTGGTTTTTGAGGGGTGATTTAAGTCCAATTcttgatgaggttgatgtgaATGTGGTAATGCGATGCATTGAAAATGCTGTGAAAGATAAGAAAGTTCTGAACTTGATAAAATCTGGGTTAAAAGGTGCTTTAAATAATGGTTTAACTGATGTTGAATGTGAAGGGAAAATGAAGAAGAGCAAGAGGAAAAAAGGGCGGACAAAGAAGAGAATCTTGAGTGAGAATGAGCCAAAGCCAGGCCTGTATTGGTTGAGAACGTTTTTCAATTTTGCTCCTGAGGAGGCTGCAAAGGTGCCGAACTATGGATATTGCGGGATACTTAGTCCTTTGATGGCTAATGTGTGTCTGAATGAGCTTGATCAAATGATGGAAGAGAAGATAATTGAGTTCTTTAAGCCCTGTGAACAAGATTCCATATGGAAGTACTCGATAGACGATGGCTATCATAACCCTTATTGGCCGGAGTTCGTTCCATCTGGTGGGAAGGAGAAGACGAGGAAGATGGATTACGTTAGATTTGGGGGTCATTTTCTGATTGGGATTCGGGGAACTAGAGATGAAGCAGTGGGAATTAGGAAGGATATAATTGAGTTTTGTGAAAACAATTTTGGCATAAGGCTAGACAATTCCAAATTTGAGATTGAGCATATTACTAGGGGAATTGATTTTTTGGATCACACACTGTGTCGTAGGATCATATATCCTACTCTTCGTTACAATGGGACAGGTGGAAAGATAGTCAGTGAGAAAGGTGTAGGAACTCTGCTTTCAGTCATAGCTAGTTTACAGCAGTGCATTCGTCAATTTAGAAGGCTCGAATTTGTGAAAGGTtgtaacgccccgaggcagaagaaaagggaaaaatggctGGTGAATAGTATTTTgtga